Genomic DNA from Deltaproteobacteria bacterium:
GGAGGCCCTTGGGTTGACCTCGATAATGTACAAAAGCCCGTCTTTTACGGCGTACTGGATGTTCATGAGCCCCTTCACGCCAAGCTCCTTAGCCAGGGCCCTGGTTGCGGCGCGTATCTGGTCCAGGATTTCGGGCGACAGGCTCCGGGGCGGAAGCACGCAGGCGGAGTCCCCCGAATGGACCCCGGCGGCCTCGATGTGCTCCATGATCCCGCCTATCACCGTCTCGTGGCCGTCGCAGACCGCGTCCACGTCGATTTCCGTGGCTTCCTCCAGAAACTTGTCGATAAGGACCGGATGGCCGGGCGAAACCTCCACCGCCTCGCGTGCGAATTTTATCACGCTCTCCCTGTCATGCGCCACTGTCATGGCCCTGCCGCCCAGAACAAAGGAGGGCCGCACCATCACCGGGTAACCGAGCTTTTCCGCGATGGCCGCAGCCTCTTCCACCGAAAGGGCCGTGCCGTTTTCCGGCTGGCGAAGCCCCAGCTTGTTCAGAAGGACCGTGAAGAGCTTGCGGTCCTCGGCCCTCTCGATGGATTCCGGCTGCGTTCCCAGAATGGGAACGCCTGCGCGGGAAAGTTCGCCAACAATGTTCAAGGGAGTCTGCCCGCCGAACTGAACGATGACCCCGTAAGGCTTTTCGGAGGCCACGATGGATAGCACGTCTTCGGCTGTGACCGGCTCGAAGTAGAGCTTGTCGGATGTGTCGTAGTCCGTGGAGACTGTTTCCGGGTTGGAGTTGACCATTATGCTTTCCACGCCCTCCTCCTTAAGCGCAAAGGAGGCGTGAACGCAGCAGTAGTCGAACTCTATGCCCTGGCCTATGCGGTTGGGGCCGCCTCCCAGGATCATCACCTTCTTGCCGTCGGTTTTCCGGGACTCGTCCTCGGCCTCGTAGGTGGAATAATAATAGGGCGTTACCGCAGTGAACTCCGCCGCGCAGGTGTCAACCAGCTTGTAGACCGGGGTGACGCCCAACTCAAGGCGGGCCGTCCTGACGCCGTGCTCGGTGTTTCCCGTAAGAAATGCTATCTGGCGGTCGGAAAAGCCAAGGCCCTTCACCCTCGCAAGTTCTTCGGGCGCAGGGGATGCACCCAGGTTTCTCACCAACTCCTCGGAATCTATGATCTCCTGCAAATGATAGAGGAACCAGGGGTCTATGCGGGTGATTTCGTGGATTTCCTCGATGGTCATGCCAGATATCAGGGCGTAGCGCAGGTAAAAGAGCCGCTGGCTGTTGGGGGTGGAGAGCTTCTCGATTATGGCGGCCCGGTCGGGAAGGGTTTCCGGGTCCTTGCCGTCCGCCCCGAAACCGGCCCGACCGATTTCCAGCGAACGAAGGCCCTTTTGCAGGGCTTCCTTGAAGGTGCGACCTATGGCCATGGTCTCCCCAACACTTTTCATGGCGGTGGTGAGAAGGTCTTGGGTGCCGGAAAATTTCTCGAAGGTGAACCTTGGAATTTTCACCACGCAGTAGTCTATGGTGGGCTCGAAGGATGCCCGTGTTTCGCGTGTGATGTCGTTCTGGATTTCATCCAGGGTATAGCCAACCGCAAGTTTCGCTGCGATTTTCGCTATGGGAAAGCCGGTGGCCTTGCTGGCCAGGGCGGACGAGCGGGAGACCCTGGGGTTCATCTCGATTATGACCAGCTCGCCGTTTTCCGGGTTCACGGCAAACTGGACGTTGGATCCGCCCGTTTCCACGCCTATTTCCCGCATCACCGCAATGGTTGCGTCCCGCATGGCCTGGTATTCGCGGTCGGTGA
This window encodes:
- the carB gene encoding carbamoyl-phosphate synthase large subunit encodes the protein MPKRTDIKKILIIGAGPIIIGQACEFDYSGTQAVKALKEEGYEVVLVNSNPATIMTDPEFAHRTYIEPVTPEAVERIIEKERPDAVLPTLGGQTGLNTAVECAKRGVFERYGVEMIGANVAVIEKAEDRELFRKAMENIGLRVPASSFVKSVAEAQEAAKVIGFPVIVRPSFTLGGTGGGVAYNVEDLDQIAKSGLSASMIGQVMIEESILGWKEYELEVMRDKNDNVVIICSIENLDPMGVHTGDSITVAPAQTLTDREYQAMRDATIAVMREIGVETGGSNVQFAVNPENGELVIIEMNPRVSRSSALASKATGFPIAKIAAKLAVGYTLDEIQNDITRETRASFEPTIDYCVVKIPRFTFEKFSGTQDLLTTAMKSVGETMAIGRTFKEALQKGLRSLEIGRAGFGADGKDPETLPDRAAIIEKLSTPNSQRLFYLRYALISGMTIEEIHEITRIDPWFLYHLQEIIDSEELVRNLGASPAPEELARVKGLGFSDRQIAFLTGNTEHGVRTARLELGVTPVYKLVDTCAAEFTAVTPYYYSTYEAEDESRKTDGKKVMILGGGPNRIGQGIEFDYCCVHASFALKEEGVESIMVNSNPETVSTDYDTSDKLYFEPVTAEDVLSIVASEKPYGVIVQFGGQTPLNIVGELSRAGVPILGTQPESIERAEDRKLFTVLLNKLGLRQPENGTALSVEEAAAIAEKLGYPVMVRPSFVLGGRAMTVAHDRESVIKFAREAVEVSPGHPVLIDKFLEEATEIDVDAVCDGHETVIGGIMEHIEAAGVHSGDSACVLPPRSLSPEILDQIRAATRALAKELGVKGLMNIQYAVKDGLLYIIEVNPRASRTVPFVSKATGVPLAKVATKVMLGRTLKDLGFTEEVVLNHVAVKEAVFPFNRFPGVDPLLGPEMKSTGEVMGIDVDFGAAYAKSQYAAGQKLPLSGSVFVSVSNHDKQSIVEVAERLSKAGFEIIATSGTAAFLSEKGIPAKTIRKVSEGRPHAVDAIKNGEVALLINTSTGSRAAKDGYAIRRAALLHGVPYVTTIAGARATCAAILKVQEKGLDVRALQDYYK